The DNA sequence ATTTTCAAAACATCCGGCCATCTTCTGCCGTAACCCTCGGATGCATCTTTCCTGGTAGCATCGATGCCCATCTTTGAACCATAATTGAAGAGCGGCGATGCGTGATCCAGGCTATCGGTCACTGTACCGGGTATTATGGTTACGTCCCTGTCGGGATCGATTCTCGTCGACAATGCCCAAATAACAGACCTCCTGTCATGTACGTCAATATCGCTGTCAACGATTACGACTATCTTGGAGAACATAAGCTGCCCCATGCCCCATATTGCAAACATTACCTTCTTTGCATGGCCAGGATAACGCTTCTTTATTGAAACTATGACCATGTTATGGAAAACAGCTTCTTCCATGGTATTGATGTCCACGATCTCTGGAACCTGCATCTGGATCAGCGGCAAGAACATTCTCTCAATGGCCTTTCCTATTATGACGTCTTCCTGCCACAGTTTCCCCACGATGGTTGTGGGATAAACCGGATTCTTTCTTTCTATTATCTTCTTTATATGAAATACCGGGAATTCCTCCTCCAGCGAATAGTAACCCGTATGATCGCCAAATGGCCCCTCCACCCTTGTCTCAGCAGGATCTATGTAACCTTCAAGGACTATCTCGGCATTTCGTGGATATTCCAGATCGACAGTTGTTCCCTTTACCAGATCAAGACGCTTTTTTGATATTATACCCTGGAAGGAGAATTCGTCAATTCCTTCAGGAAGCGGAGCCACTGCCGAGAACATCGTAAGCGGGTCGGTGCCTATCACCACAGCGACATCCATCTGGGTTCCGGATTTCTTAGCCCCGGAAAAATGCCCTGCTCCCCCCTTGTGAATGTGCCAGTGCATACCTGTTGTTTCGGAGTCGTATACCTGCATCCTGTACATTCCAACATTTCGCTGGCCCGTCTCCCTGTCCCTGGTCACAACTACAGGCAAAGTTATGAATGGGGCAGCATCCTCCGGCCATGTCCTGCAGATGGGGTATCTTCCAAGGTCAACCTTGTCAAGAGCCTCGTGATCAGAACCGAATGACTGGTGCACCTTCGGTTTCGCCCCGCCAAGTTCACGGTACATCTCCATGCCCCTGGAAATCATGGATTCTGTATCGTCGGGGATCCTGATCAGGTTCCTCAGTCCCTGCCCTATTTCTGTGGGTGTGGATCCAAGTATGGCGTTCATCTTTTCGTTTGTTGAGAAGATGTTACCAACCGCAGGCACTCCTGAACCCTTCACCTTGTTGAAAAGAATTGTCCTGCCTTTTCCAGTGCGTTGCTCCTCACTGAGAATGTGCGTGAGTTCAAGATCAGGACTGACCTCCTCGTCAATACTGATCAGGGATTTGTTCTTGATCGAGAACTGAATGAATTGCTGCAGATCTTCAAATGACATGCTATACCTTAATCCAGCAGGGTTTATCGTTTTTGCTGTTTTTAAGTACCGGAGGCAACTCCTGGCTAGGATAGCTTCCTGTGAAGGCTTTCGTTCCCCAAACTTCCATCATCACCAGGGTTGAAAATTGGTATTTTCCTTTATGCCTTTATTGCCTATCGCTCTCCCCTTTTTCTCACAATACTGAAGAGGTCGGACAGGCTGAGAACACAGAAAACCAGCCCCATGAGAAGCGAAAAGAAGAAGAATATCTCTATGTCCAGGAAGAACTCTATGTTATAATATGGAATGACACCGTTTGTGAAATCTATGATCATGAGCAATATTCCATCCATTATGGTAAAGACATAGAGCCTGTTGACCTGCCCAAAAATTGGCTGCTTCAGGCTGTCAGCGTGGAAATTTGGTATCATGGTTATCAGGACTGAATATGATGCAAGCAGCAAGCCAATAAGGCTTCCGTACACAGTGATCAGGGACGGGTTTGCAAAGAAGGCGACAAAATTTGAAACATACGTACTGGAATACTGAAACACCCGGATATATTTATTCATCAGCAGGAACGTGACGATGAATGAAATTCCAAGAACTGTCCTGATCTTGTAAAGACTCGTTATTCTTCCTTTGAGCTTTATCTGGGCCATTGTTAGCAATACCTGAATTTAGCTCCGGATATAGGTCTTTGCCTCAGTCCCACAGTACTGATTCAGGAGATACCAAGAATCCTGGAAAAAACCCTCGGAATGGATATTATTTCATAGAGCAATCCAGCGAGAAGGATCCAAAGGTAAAACCCGGTGATCCTGAAGACCCACTTGAGCTTGATCTGCCCTGTAGAAGATACAAGCGCGACAAGCACTATGCCGAGCAGAAGCATGGCAACTGAACCAAACTTGTTGACATTCTCCTCGTTGTTAAATACGCCGTGAAGCAGGTGAATTCTTGACCCGAGTCCCATGCATTCGTTACAGATTTCCCGGTTATTCTCTACAGAAAGACCGGTACCATTGCATTTCTTGCAAATATCATTCACGTTATACAATACACCATGGGAATTCAGCAGTATATATATTGTCACATAGGAGATGTTCGTTGTATTTCTGATAAGCCAATTGCTGCTTTGAGTGACAAACACCTGATTTTTACCGCGCTGGACTGAGCCAACGCAATATTGTGTTGTAGCAGCTGAACAGTTTATCGATAACTATTTAACAAAAGCGAAAATGAAGTGGAAGTGCCAGAAAGAGAAATGACAGATGAGAGAATACTCCATGGACTCATCAGCCTTTATATACTTGGGGAACTCTTGAAGGAACCCTTGCATGGTTATGAGATGGGAAAGAGAATCGCATCTGTCATGGGCAGGCCAATGCCTCAGGGATCCATATATGTGTTGCTTAAATCGCTGAAGAACAGGAATTTTGTCACCATGGAGCATGTCACAAACGAGAAGGGGCAGGTGCTATGCAGATACCATATAACTGAAGATGGCAGGGAATTCCTGAAAATGCACGCTGAACCTTTGAAAAGTGTAAGAGTGATGGTTGATGACCTTATATTAACCGTCGAAGCCATCGATAAATAAGACCAAACTACTTATAGATAATTAACATACCTATTCCATGGAAAAGATAAAAGTACTGGCCGCGCCTGGTCCGGTTTCGTACCCAATAATAGCAGCAAGAGACGAACGCTTTGACATAGTTTTCTCGAAAGAAGGGGACGCCGACATAGTACTGGATTCATCGGTATCGATGATAAAACGGGGATTGAAGCCAAACTATTCCCTGATATCCGGACTGTCGGGATTCATGCCAGGCGTTGGAAATAAAATAGCCATATGGAGAAAGGGTAGCGCTGGAGACGTTCTTGCAAGGGCCGTTACTGCCCTGAAGGGAATGAAACCAGAAATTATATACGTCGATGAACAGCCAGGCATAAAGGAAATGCTGTCTTCAGGAAAGGCCGATTCAGCAGTTGTTGCTGCCCCAAATGGCAGGATCATAACGTTTGAGGAGCTGCTCGCGGAGCATGGCATCAAAATGCCCGGGAGTTGTGTTGCAAAGGTCAGCGACTCCGTAAAGAACGATTTTCTCGAGGCACACAATGCGGGGTTGAAAAGGTTCAGGGAGGATCCGGAAGGGACTTCCAATTTTGTCGCCTCGGTTCTGCCGGTAAAAACAGGCGTTGGATTTATCAGGGACGCGATTCTGAAAGCCAGAACTGAAGTCAGTGAAATCAAGGATGACGAGGACTTCACGCTACTTGTGAAAAAATTCTCCTGAAGCCGGCATATGATCAGCAAGAGACCGTACATTGTGGTGTTGACTGTCATCGTTTCAATGACCTTTGCAGTAAGGTCGAGCAACAACATGTTCAGCACCACTGTACCGCTCCTGGCAATGTATAACTTTCATTTCACCGATCTCATGGTTGGATTGCTCTCTGCAGTTGGAGCGGGGGCAACTTTCATCATGAGTGCCATGATTAACTCAAGGCTGCATTCAGGACCCAGAAGATTGCTCTTTCTTGTCTCATCGTTCACCTACATGGTCATTTATCCATTATTTTACTTCTCAAACTATATCCTGATATGGCCACTTGTTATCATAGCTGGTTTTGTCCTTGGTTCATTGATGCCGAACATCATTACATCTGCAAGCCTTCTCGACAATAAGACACAGAGAGAAAGATTACTGTCAATTTACACTCTGACACTGAGCCTTTCCCTGATAGCGGGCCCTACAATTGAATCCGAAATCCTCCTGAAGTTCAGCCTCATTCAATCTTTCCTCTTCTTCACAGCATTACCTGTCGTGGCATTCATTTCGTCCTTTTATATCCAGTTTCCAGAAGATAAAAGCGCGGAGAAGATTCCGTATTACACTATATTCAAGGCTCATGGTTTCAAGGCGGCAACCCTGAATATCCTTACCTACAACATTCCATTTGCCCTGATCCTTACGTTTGGGGGTATTTATGCAAAGGATCAGTTTGGTGTTTCCTATTCCGTGATCACGCTCATATTCAGCCTGTTTTTCACATCATCGTTCCTGTCAAGGCTGCTCCTGACAATATATGTCCCGACGAAGATATTCAGGCTCATGACAC is a window from the Thermoplasmatales archaeon genome containing:
- a CDS encoding 3-octaprenyl-4-hydroxybenzoate decarboxylase, which gives rise to MSFEDLQQFIQFSIKNKSLISIDEEVSPDLELTHILSEEQRTGKGRTILFNKVKGSGVPAVGNIFSTNEKMNAILGSTPTEIGQGLRNLIRIPDDTESMISRGMEMYRELGGAKPKVHQSFGSDHEALDKVDLGRYPICRTWPEDAAPFITLPVVVTRDRETGQRNVGMYRMQVYDSETTGMHWHIHKGGAGHFSGAKKSGTQMDVAVVIGTDPLTMFSAVAPLPEGIDEFSFQGIISKKRLDLVKGTTVDLEYPRNAEIVLEGYIDPAETRVEGPFGDHTGYYSLEEEFPVFHIKKIIERKNPVYPTTIVGKLWQEDVIIGKAIERMFLPLIQMQVPEIVDINTMEEAVFHNMVIVSIKKRYPGHAKKVMFAIWGMGQLMFSKIVVIVDSDIDVHDRRSVIWALSTRIDPDRDVTIIPGTVTDSLDHASPLFNYGSKMGIDATRKDASEGYGRRWPDVLKMSDDIDSLVREKMKKYAIE
- a CDS encoding transcriptional regulator, Acidobacterial, PadR-family, whose amino-acid sequence is MTDERILHGLISLYILGELLKEPLHGYEMGKRIASVMGRPMPQGSIYVLLKSLKNRNFVTMEHVTNEKGQVLCRYHITEDGREFLKMHAEPLKSVRVMVDDLILTVEAIDK
- a CDS encoding Major Facilitator Superfamily protein, with translation MISKRPYIVVLTVIVSMTFAVRSSNNMFSTTVPLLAMYNFHFTDLMVGLLSAVGAGATFIMSAMINSRLHSGPRRLLFLVSSFTYMVIYPLFYFSNYILIWPLVIIAGFVLGSLMPNIITSASLLDNKTQRERLLSIYTLTLSLSLIAGPTIESEILLKFSLIQSFLFFTALPVVAFISSFYIQFPEDKSAEKIPYYTIFKAHGFKAATLNILTYNIPFALILTFGGIYAKDQFGVSYSVITLIFSLFFTSSFLSRLLLTIYVPTKIFRLMTLSVIVTTIGLIALSFSPNIYLFAVSFLILGLPHGFTYPLSIISISRGFEQTMRSVANSYFFSLMMIVGALMPVISGFIVGSVGFRIGFVSIVPVVVILYILLRKEAGYLELPEKAIGTVE